A stretch of Brachyhypopomus gauderio isolate BG-103 chromosome 3, BGAUD_0.2, whole genome shotgun sequence DNA encodes these proteins:
- the pde6gb gene encoding phosphodiesterase 6G, cGMP-specific, rod, gamma, paralog b encodes MNLEPPKAEVKAATRVTGGPATPRKGPPKFKQRQTRQFKSKPPKKGIQGFGDDIPGMEGLGTDITVICPWEAFSHLELHELAQYGII; translated from the exons ATGAACCTGGAGCCTCCCAAAGCAGAGGTCAAAGCAGCCACCCGTGTAACGGGCGGTCCAGCCACACCACGCAAAGGGCCACCGAAGTTCAAACAGAGACAGACCCGTCAGTTCAAAAGCAAGCCGCCCAAGAAGGGGATCCAGGG GTTCGGAGATGACATCCCAGGAATGGAAGGGTTAGGCACTG ACATCACTGTCATCTGCCCTTGGGAGGCCTTCAGTCACCTGGAGCTGCACGAGCTGGCTCAGTATGGAATCATCTGA
- the gprc5c gene encoding G-protein coupled receptor family C group 5 member C isoform X1, translating to MATPQAPVPQGCGSGLNPLYYRLCDVGALWGVVVEAFATAGVLACLVLLMVLLASLPFVTSRKRRSSVGIDVGFLVCTLGLFGLTFAFIVGQDFATCASRRFLFGVLFAGCFSCLLMKAVKLNVLARRDTGLSGWLLCLGALGLWLVEVVINTEWMIITMVRFPVNNGSAVVTAPCAIDNKDFVMALIYVMNLLLAIVVAPLPVLAGKHKRWRKDGIFIFITGLLSIGIWVAWIVMYTYGNTKYGRPLLWDDATLAIALVANAWVFLLLYTVPALCLLTEEEETALSFGQDLHTNPGLGYETILKEQSSQSVFMENKAFSMDEPNTGNKPVSPYSGYNGQMRSSVYQPTELALITKGAVNPDGSFDTVIPRATLSPLHTQSSSPTQLDESALGQKPATNVRSCTATAVYAIPLVLYHHHWGVLSILLVLR from the exons ATGGCGACCCCCCAGGCCCCCGTGCCACAGGGCTGTGGTTCCGGCCTGAACCCCCTCTACTACAGACTGTGTGACGTGGGTGCATtgtggggtgtagtggtggaggcgTTTGCCACGGCGGGCGTCCTGGCCTGCCTTGTCCTGCTCATGGTGCTCCTGGCCAGCCTGCCCTTCGTGACCAGCAGGAAGCGTCGCAGCTCGGTGGGCATTGATGTGGGCTTCCTCGTCTGCACCCTCGGCCTCTTTGGCCTCACCTTCGCCTTCATCGTGGGGCAGGACTTTGCCACGTGCGCCTCACGCCGCTTCCTGTTCGGCGTGCTTTTCGCCGGCTGCTTTTCCTGCCTCCTAATGAAGGCGGTGAAGCTCAACGTCCTGGCAAGGCGAGACACGGGGCTCTCGGGATGGCTGCTGTGTCTGGGAGCGCTGGGCCTCTGGCTGGTGGAGGTGGTTATCAACACAGAGTGGATGATCATCACCATGGTGCGTTTTCCTGTTAACAACGGCTCGGCTGTCGTGACCGCACCCTGCGCCATTGACAACAAGGACTTCGTCATGGCTCTGATCTACGTCATGAACCTGCTGCTGGCCATTGTCGTGGCACCCCTCCCTGTTCTGGCAGGAAAACACAAGCGCTGGCGGAAGGACGGcatcttcatcttcattacGGGCCTCCTCTCCATCGGCATCTGGGTGGCCTGGATCGTCATGTACACCTATGGGAACACCAAGTACGGCAGGCCCTTGTTGTGGGATGACGCCACCCTGGCCATAGCTCTGGTGGCCAACGCCTGGGTCTTCCTGCTGCTCTACACGGTGCCAGCGCTCTGTCTGCTGACCGAGGAGGAAGAGACGGCTCTGAGCTTTGGCCAGGACCTCCACACCAACCCTGGACTGGGCTATGAGACCATCCTGAAAGAGCAGAGCTCCCAAAGTGTATTCATGGAGAATAAGGCCTTCTCTATGGACGAGCCCAACACAG GTAATAAGCCAGTGTCTCCATATAGTGGCTACAATGGACAGATGCGTAGCTCAGTGTACCAGCCCACCGAGCTGGCCCTCATCACCAAGGGAGCAGTAAAC CCGGACGGCTCGTTCGACACGGTCATCCCACGAGCCACGCTCAGCCCACTGCACACCCAGAGCAGCTCGCCAACACAGCTGGACGAGTCTGCCCTCGGACAGAAGCCCGCCACCAACGTACGCAGCTGCACCGCCACCGCCGTTTATGCCATCCCTCTTGTCCTTTACCATCATCACTGGGGCGTCCTTTCCATTCTGCTGGTGCTCAGGTGA
- the gprc5c gene encoding G-protein coupled receptor family C group 5 member C isoform X2: protein MATPQAPVPQGCGSGLNPLYYRLCDVGALWGVVVEAFATAGVLACLVLLMVLLASLPFVTSRKRRSSVGIDVGFLVCTLGLFGLTFAFIVGQDFATCASRRFLFGVLFAGCFSCLLMKAVKLNVLARRDTGLSGWLLCLGALGLWLVEVVINTEWMIITMVRFPVNNGSAVVTAPCAIDNKDFVMALIYVMNLLLAIVVAPLPVLAGKHKRWRKDGIFIFITGLLSIGIWVAWIVMYTYGNTKYGRPLLWDDATLAIALVANAWVFLLLYTVPALCLLTEEEETALSFGQDLHTNPGLGYETILKEQSSQSVFMENKAFSMDEPNTGNKPVSPYSGYNGQMRSSVYQPTELALITKGAVNPDGSFDTVIPRATLSPLHTQSSSPTQLDESALGQKPATNGNLLHWKTQW from the exons ATGGCGACCCCCCAGGCCCCCGTGCCACAGGGCTGTGGTTCCGGCCTGAACCCCCTCTACTACAGACTGTGTGACGTGGGTGCATtgtggggtgtagtggtggaggcgTTTGCCACGGCGGGCGTCCTGGCCTGCCTTGTCCTGCTCATGGTGCTCCTGGCCAGCCTGCCCTTCGTGACCAGCAGGAAGCGTCGCAGCTCGGTGGGCATTGATGTGGGCTTCCTCGTCTGCACCCTCGGCCTCTTTGGCCTCACCTTCGCCTTCATCGTGGGGCAGGACTTTGCCACGTGCGCCTCACGCCGCTTCCTGTTCGGCGTGCTTTTCGCCGGCTGCTTTTCCTGCCTCCTAATGAAGGCGGTGAAGCTCAACGTCCTGGCAAGGCGAGACACGGGGCTCTCGGGATGGCTGCTGTGTCTGGGAGCGCTGGGCCTCTGGCTGGTGGAGGTGGTTATCAACACAGAGTGGATGATCATCACCATGGTGCGTTTTCCTGTTAACAACGGCTCGGCTGTCGTGACCGCACCCTGCGCCATTGACAACAAGGACTTCGTCATGGCTCTGATCTACGTCATGAACCTGCTGCTGGCCATTGTCGTGGCACCCCTCCCTGTTCTGGCAGGAAAACACAAGCGCTGGCGGAAGGACGGcatcttcatcttcattacGGGCCTCCTCTCCATCGGCATCTGGGTGGCCTGGATCGTCATGTACACCTATGGGAACACCAAGTACGGCAGGCCCTTGTTGTGGGATGACGCCACCCTGGCCATAGCTCTGGTGGCCAACGCCTGGGTCTTCCTGCTGCTCTACACGGTGCCAGCGCTCTGTCTGCTGACCGAGGAGGAAGAGACGGCTCTGAGCTTTGGCCAGGACCTCCACACCAACCCTGGACTGGGCTATGAGACCATCCTGAAAGAGCAGAGCTCCCAAAGTGTATTCATGGAGAATAAGGCCTTCTCTATGGACGAGCCCAACACAG GTAATAAGCCAGTGTCTCCATATAGTGGCTACAATGGACAGATGCGTAGCTCAGTGTACCAGCCCACCGAGCTGGCCCTCATCACCAAGGGAGCAGTAAAC CCGGACGGCTCGTTCGACACGGTCATCCCACGAGCCACGCTCAGCCCACTGCACACCCAGAGCAGCTCGCCAACACAGCTGGACGAGTCTGCCCTCGGACAGAAGCCCGCCACCAAC GGAAACCTCTTGCATTGGAAAACACAGTGGTGA
- the gprc5c gene encoding G-protein coupled receptor family C group 5 member C isoform X3: protein MATPQAPVPQGCGSGLNPLYYRLCDVGALWGVVVEAFATAGVLACLVLLMVLLASLPFVTSRKRRSSVGIDVGFLVCTLGLFGLTFAFIVGQDFATCASRRFLFGVLFAGCFSCLLMKAVKLNVLARRDTGLSGWLLCLGALGLWLVEVVINTEWMIITMVRFPVNNGSAVVTAPCAIDNKDFVMALIYVMNLLLAIVVAPLPVLAGKHKRWRKDGIFIFITGLLSIGIWVAWIVMYTYGNTKYGRPLLWDDATLAIALVANAWVFLLLYTVPALCLLTEEEETALSFGQDLHTNPGLGYETILKEQSSQSVFMENKAFSMDEPNTGNKPVSPYSGYNGQMRSSVYQPTELALITKGAVNGNLLHWKTQW from the exons ATGGCGACCCCCCAGGCCCCCGTGCCACAGGGCTGTGGTTCCGGCCTGAACCCCCTCTACTACAGACTGTGTGACGTGGGTGCATtgtggggtgtagtggtggaggcgTTTGCCACGGCGGGCGTCCTGGCCTGCCTTGTCCTGCTCATGGTGCTCCTGGCCAGCCTGCCCTTCGTGACCAGCAGGAAGCGTCGCAGCTCGGTGGGCATTGATGTGGGCTTCCTCGTCTGCACCCTCGGCCTCTTTGGCCTCACCTTCGCCTTCATCGTGGGGCAGGACTTTGCCACGTGCGCCTCACGCCGCTTCCTGTTCGGCGTGCTTTTCGCCGGCTGCTTTTCCTGCCTCCTAATGAAGGCGGTGAAGCTCAACGTCCTGGCAAGGCGAGACACGGGGCTCTCGGGATGGCTGCTGTGTCTGGGAGCGCTGGGCCTCTGGCTGGTGGAGGTGGTTATCAACACAGAGTGGATGATCATCACCATGGTGCGTTTTCCTGTTAACAACGGCTCGGCTGTCGTGACCGCACCCTGCGCCATTGACAACAAGGACTTCGTCATGGCTCTGATCTACGTCATGAACCTGCTGCTGGCCATTGTCGTGGCACCCCTCCCTGTTCTGGCAGGAAAACACAAGCGCTGGCGGAAGGACGGcatcttcatcttcattacGGGCCTCCTCTCCATCGGCATCTGGGTGGCCTGGATCGTCATGTACACCTATGGGAACACCAAGTACGGCAGGCCCTTGTTGTGGGATGACGCCACCCTGGCCATAGCTCTGGTGGCCAACGCCTGGGTCTTCCTGCTGCTCTACACGGTGCCAGCGCTCTGTCTGCTGACCGAGGAGGAAGAGACGGCTCTGAGCTTTGGCCAGGACCTCCACACCAACCCTGGACTGGGCTATGAGACCATCCTGAAAGAGCAGAGCTCCCAAAGTGTATTCATGGAGAATAAGGCCTTCTCTATGGACGAGCCCAACACAG GTAATAAGCCAGTGTCTCCATATAGTGGCTACAATGGACAGATGCGTAGCTCAGTGTACCAGCCCACCGAGCTGGCCCTCATCACCAAGGGAGCAGTAAAC GGAAACCTCTTGCATTGGAAAACACAGTGGTGA